In Myxococcus stipitatus, the following are encoded in one genomic region:
- a CDS encoding DUF3293 domain-containing protein translates to MRVGGLHPTLDAALLARGHREWAFLTARNPGSRPRDKEENQREQERLTSQLFAGGWVVAPAIGEAEDRSWSEQSLFIPGLPHAEAERFGQVAVLVGRTGGPAELLLCGNEALPSAP, encoded by the coding sequence CTGCGTGTCGGCGGTCTCCACCCCACACTGGACGCGGCGCTGCTGGCGCGCGGACATCGCGAGTGGGCCTTCCTGACCGCGAGGAACCCGGGCTCACGACCTCGCGACAAGGAAGAGAATCAGCGGGAGCAGGAGCGGCTGACGTCCCAGCTCTTCGCGGGCGGCTGGGTGGTGGCGCCCGCCATTGGCGAGGCCGAGGACCGCAGTTGGTCCGAGCAGAGCCTCTTCATCCCGGGACTGCCCCACGCGGAGGCGGAGCGCTTCGGTCAGGTGGCCGTCCTGGTGGGGCGCACCGGAGGTCCCGCGGAGCTGCTGCTGTGCGGCAACGAAGCGCTGCCATCCGCACCTTGA
- a CDS encoding M57 family metalloprotease, producing MTLRMAVLAVVCSVGLLGCANDEAKPPDATQEIVSNLTEAGFPASEILVADGVVYVGGDAVVSLQASREMIEPGRGGLEHYRTNNLVSSTIRTIVIKAPASAPLSIRNGLAQAVMNFKGLSLTLDPFPDPCMHVPDCPPTMPDFTIDLAINPALPAGATATSEFPSGGNPGSKITLGPGVAQLPANVIKHLLTHEIGHTLGLRHSDYFNRAISCGGSATNEGTASVGAIHIVGTPSGASPGGSIMNACIPSNTTGALTATDVTALQALY from the coding sequence ATGACCCTACGCATGGCCGTATTGGCAGTGGTGTGCAGCGTCGGATTGCTCGGCTGCGCGAATGATGAAGCAAAACCCCCGGATGCCACCCAGGAGATTGTCAGCAACCTCACCGAGGCCGGTTTCCCCGCCAGTGAGATTCTGGTGGCGGATGGCGTCGTCTACGTTGGCGGAGACGCCGTGGTCAGCCTCCAAGCCTCACGGGAGATGATCGAACCGGGGCGCGGCGGCCTGGAACACTACCGCACCAACAACCTGGTCTCCTCCACCATCCGAACGATTGTCATCAAGGCCCCTGCCTCCGCCCCGTTGTCCATCCGAAACGGGCTCGCGCAAGCGGTCATGAACTTCAAAGGGCTCTCGCTCACCCTCGACCCTTTTCCCGACCCCTGCATGCACGTTCCGGACTGCCCGCCCACGATGCCCGACTTCACCATCGACCTGGCCATCAACCCAGCGCTCCCCGCTGGCGCCACCGCGACCTCCGAGTTTCCCTCGGGTGGCAACCCCGGCTCCAAAATCACGTTGGGGCCCGGGGTCGCGCAGCTTCCCGCCAACGTCATCAAGCACCTGCTCACGCACGAAATCGGCCACACCCTCGGCCTGCGCCACTCGGACTATTTCAATCGCGCCATCAGCTGTGGCGGCTCCGCGACCAATGAAGGCACGGCGAGCGTCGGCGCCATCCATATCGTCGGAACGCCGTCCGGCGCATCACCCGGGGGCTCCATCATGAACGCCTGCATCCCGTCGAACACCACGGGCGCGCTCACGGCAACCGACGTCACCGCCCTCCAGGCCCTGTACTGA